The following proteins are encoded in a genomic region of Tissierellales bacterium:
- a CDS encoding pentapeptide repeat-containing protein, with product MKTRLLQDEWKDQFNEEIYDYLVECGSNGDYKKWYKYLRSNKIKKIKLKGANLKNLNFSRFNLRNIDLEYSDLSFSEFNMSILNNVNMKEARVHGADFTKAVLMAGNFEKANFSSTNLYKSDCRFANFLRAEFHEAILGETVFDYSNMQKSVFKASRLEKASLKNTNLKGAEFIYADLRDASFVASMVNGETIFWDCKFSQNTDLTGVGLGNIRIDPQMKSGFENNIRRIWWKRYYENEKNIRINIIKSIKGYPVKYFYRITKWFMSYAKENVIKFFWNLTGYGASTFALIRAFFISVLVFSIIYSLFPSLNNTDLVIHEASWGIKFIRNIYFSIVVMTSVGFGDIYANGTSVFSYLIISIQILIGYVMLGALLVRLGILFQGGLPERAFIKYKGGHKNE from the coding sequence ATGAAGACACGACTTTTGCAAGATGAATGGAAAGATCAATTTAATGAAGAGATATATGACTATCTTGTAGAATGTGGAAGCAATGGAGATTATAAAAAGTGGTATAAGTACTTGAGATCTAATAAAATAAAAAAGATAAAATTGAAAGGCGCGAATTTAAAAAATCTCAATTTTTCAAGATTTAATTTGAGAAATATAGACTTAGAATATTCTGATTTGAGTTTTTCGGAATTTAATATGTCTATTTTGAATAATGTAAATATGAAAGAAGCTAGAGTTCACGGTGCTGATTTCACCAAGGCAGTTTTGATGGCAGGAAATTTTGAAAAAGCAAATTTTTCATCTACAAATTTGTATAAGAGTGATTGTAGATTTGCAAATTTTTTAAGGGCGGAATTTCATGAAGCAATACTTGGAGAGACCGTGTTTGATTATTCAAATATGCAAAAATCTGTATTTAAGGCCAGTAGATTAGAGAAGGCTAGTTTGAAAAATACAAATTTGAAGGGGGCAGAGTTTATATATGCAGATCTTAGAGATGCAAGCTTTGTAGCTAGCATGGTAAATGGAGAAACTATATTTTGGGATTGCAAATTTTCTCAGAATACAGATTTGACAGGTGTTGGACTTGGCAATATTAGGATTGATCCTCAGATGAAGTCTGGTTTTGAAAATAATATAAGAAGAATATGGTGGAAACGATATTATGAAAATGAAAAGAATATAAGAATAAATATAATAAAATCCATAAAGGGATATCCTGTTAAGTATTTTTATAGGATAACAAAGTGGTTTATGAGTTATGCTAAAGAGAATGTTATAAAGTTTTTTTGGAATTTAACGGGATATGGAGCTTCGACATTTGCACTCATACGAGCATTTTTTATCAGTGTCTTGGTATTTAGTATAATATATAGCCTGTTTCCATCTCTAAATAATACAGATCTTGTGATACATGAAGCATCATGGGGTATAAAGTTCATAAGAAATATTTATTTTTCAATAGTAGTAATGACATCTGTTGGGTTTGGCGATATATACGCTAATGGTACTAGTGTATTTAGTTATTTAATTATCAGTATACAAATACTAATCGGTTATGTAATGCTTGGGGCATTATTGGTTCGTTTGGGTATTCTATTTCAGGGTGGCTTACCGGAGCGAGCTTTTATAAAATACAAGGGAGGTCATAAGAATGAATAA
- a CDS encoding response regulator, which translates to MNKARVLIADDSKFFQKYIKTLVESLGFDVIETVGDGVEAIEALKEKDVNLIFLDINMPRMTGIEAVEEIINEYPHSTVIMMTSVSDILIVQKCMDLGAANYIVKNSSEEEMREIITQTWELYGDAE; encoded by the coding sequence ATGAATAAAGCTAGAGTGTTGATTGCAGATGATAGCAAATTTTTCCAAAAATATATTAAAACCTTAGTTGAGTCGCTAGGATTCGATGTAATAGAGACTGTGGGAGATGGTGTAGAAGCGATAGAAGCATTAAAGGAAAAAGATGTGAACTTGATATTTTTAGATATAAATATGCCTAGGATGACAGGGATAGAGGCAGTAGAAGAAATTATAAATGAGTATCCTCATTCAACGGTTATAATGATGACTTCTGTATCGGATATATTGATAGTCCAAAAATGTATGGATCTAGGAGCAGCCAATTATATAGTCAAAAATTCATCAGAAGAAGAGATGCGTGAAATTATAACGCAGACATGGGAACTCTATGGGGATGCAGAATAA